One genomic segment of Oncorhynchus mykiss isolate Arlee chromosome 10, USDA_OmykA_1.1, whole genome shotgun sequence includes these proteins:
- the LOC118936812 gene encoding NACHT, LRR and PYD domains-containing protein 1 homolog produces the protein MLFSPALDSICVQETGPICITDMLVLVQDSTHWLQIEPLTSTVQGVTMFRHRTPKGSYECTVSGLRWLCERDVILKYHFRNWEPYSQLLKDMQYTQGGPLLDITMELGELEEVHLPHFVCLGTNPSLRNEMKILHVEEHGVSLEEVHEVTRFHVKILHPKFSAISVIWKSLSRKKDVHCDVVLYMAVKKSTVISRLYLLLRNSSQKEAVQEREKNQVSKGFSEFVLSSPNGSLKLNSWFAFKNPRSTSINPEKIQLLPADTTPSCCQMIMGNTGVDIEMELIGDDERTVWKSVVSKDVYSNDSHPPSLILLGIPAEEFLQKHRAELIQGVKNPKPIADVLRSKYMIGDEEYSRITSETTEQERMRELLNAVLPKGPEVMGACLKALSEHEHHLVKYLSESST, from the exons atgctttttagtccagcacTAGACtcaatctgtgtccaggaaacaggCCCCATATGTATTACTGACATGCTTGTCCTTGTTCAGGACTCCACACACTGGCTTCAGATTGAACCCTTGACTTCCACTGTCCAGGGAGTGACGATGTTCAG ACACAGGACACCCAAAGGGAGTTATGAGTGCACAGTGTCTGGGCTCCGCtggctgtgtgagagagatgtcaTTCTGAAGTATCACTTCAGGAACTGGGAACCCTACAGTCAACTTCTGAAAGACATGCAGTACACACAAGGTGGTCCATTGCTGGACATCACTATGGAGTTAGGTGAACTGGAGGAAGTTCATCTGCCACACTTTGTCTGTTTAG GGACCAACCCTTCCCTGAGGAATGAGATGAAGATTCTTCATGTAGAGGAACATGGAGTGTCTTTAGAGGAAGTGCATGAGGTCACCAGATTCCATGTTAAGATTCTCCATCCCAAGTTCTCAGCTATCTCTGTTATATGGAAATCACTGTCTCGTAAGAAAGATGTCCACTGTGACGTGGTCCTCTACATGGCAGTAAAAAAGTCAACAGTCATTTCAAGGCTGTACCTGCTCCTCAGAAACTCCAGTCAGAAAGAG GCTGTTCAGGAACGGGAGAAAAATCAGGTGTCCAAAGGATTTTCAGAATTCGTCCTGTCAAGTCCAAACGGGTCCTTAAAGCTGAACAGTTGGTTTGCGTTCAAGAATCCCCGCTCCACGTCCATCAATCCAGAG AAGATTCAGCTGTTACCTGCAGACACCACACCAAGCTGTTGTCAGATGATAATGGGAAACACAGGGGTGGACATTGAGATGGAGTTAATCGGGGATGATGAGAGGACAGTATGGAAATCAGTGGTATCAAAAG ATGTGTACAGCAACGACTCTCATCCACCAT catTAATACTCCTTGGGATTCCTGCTGAGGAGTTTCTTCAGAAACACAGGGCTGAACTCATTCAGGGAGTCAAAAACCCAAAGCCAATAGCAGATGTTCTGCGGTCAAAGTACATGATTGGTGATGAAGAGTACTCCAGAATAACATCTGAAACAACTGAACAGGAGCGAATGAGAGAACTACTGAACGCAGTCCTCCCTAAAGGACCAGAAGTGATGGGAGCTTGTCTCAAAGCTCTCAGTGAACATGAACACCATCTTGTTAAGTACTTGAGTGAATCTAG cacctaa
- the LOC110528616 gene encoding ribonuclease inhibitor, with translation IDISPLSRLVDCKITHESCETLASALQTPNSPLRELDLSYNDLGDRGVELLCVGLTSPLCNIQTLVLVDCKITHESCETLTSALQTPNSPLRELDLSYNDLGDRGVKLLCVGLTSPLCNIQTLVLGQCGLTEGCCSDLASVLSSPNSQLKQLELRDNDLQDSGVTLLSAGLEDPDCKLHTLGLSGCLVTEEGCAALSSALRSNPSHLKELDLSYNHPGVSAGGLLSAALVDPTYKLMKLNVDHGGECRLKSGPRKYACNLTLDPNTAHPNLILSEGNRKVTQVVEDQHYEDHPDRLDHPQVLCREGLSGGRYYWEVERDGDGTFIGVAYKGMKRKGGKIDRRIGLNRKSWCLVCYDSAYNFYHNGVIRYSRPDTCPDSDRVGVYLDWPAGTLSFYSVSSSGTLTHLHTEHTTFTEPLYPGFIMYSSDYTSLTLCPIDDQHIQRDHGGESWIKPGPEDTREDSSEL, from the exons ATCGACatatctcctctctccagacTGGTTGACTGTAAAATCACACATGAATCCTGTGAGACTCTGGCCTCAGCTCTGCAGACACCAAACTCCCCCCTGAGAGAACTGGACCTCAGCTACAATGACCTGGGAGACAGAGGAGTGGAGCTGCTCTGTGTTGGACTAACCAGTCCACTCTGCAACATACAGACACTAGT acTGGTTGACTGTAAAATCACACATGAATCCTGTGAGACTCTGACCTCTGCTCTGCAGACACCAAACTCCCCCCTGAGAGAACTGGACCTCAGCTACAATGACCTGGGAGACAGAGGAGTGAAGCTTCTCTGTGTTGGACTAACCAGTCCACTCTGCAACATACAGACACTAGT TCTAGgtcagtgtggtctgacagagGGTTGCTGTTCAGATCTGGCCTCAGTCCTGAGTTCACCCAACTCACAACTGAAACAACTGGAGCTGAGAGACAATGACCTGCAGGACTCAGGAGTTACACTgctgtctgctggactggaggatccagactgtaaactacaCACATTGGG gctgtctggctgtctggtcACAGAGGAGGGCTGTGCTGCTCTGTcttcagctctgaggtcaaacccctcccacctgaaagagctggacctgagctacaatcacccaggagTCTCTGCAGGGGGACTGCTTTCAGCTGCTCTGGTGGATCCCACATATAAGCTGATGAAGCTGAA TGTGGATCATGGTGGAGAGTGCAGGCTGAAATCAGGGCCGAGGAAAT ATGCCTGTAATCTCACCCTGGACCCAAATACAGCACACCCAAACCTGATACTGTCTGAGGGGAACAGGAAGGTGACACAGGTGGTGGAGGACCAGCATTATGAAGACCATCCAGACAGATTGGATCATCCCCAAGTTCTCTGCAGAGAAGGCTTATCTGGAGGTCGTTATtactgggaggtggagagggatggTGACGGGACTTTCATTGGTGTGGCGTACAAAGGAatgaagaggaagggagggaagattGACCGTAGGATTGGACTCAATAGGAAGTCCTGGTGTTTAGTCTGCTATGATAGTGCTTATAACTTTTACCATAATGGAGTCATCAGATACAGTCGACCAGATACTTGTCCTGATTCTGACAGAGTtggagtgtatctggactggccagcTGGTACTTTGTCCTTCTATAGTGTGTCCTCCTCTGGTACACTGACACACCttcacacagaacacaccacatTCACTGAACCCCTCTATCCTGGGTTTATAATGTACTCCTCCGACTACACCTCATTGACCCTGTGTCCGATAGATGACCAACACATTCAGAG agaccatggtggagagagttggatcaaacctggacctgaggacaccagaga GGATTCCTCAGAGCTGTAA